The following DNA comes from bacterium.
TTTTATAAAATTTTTTCCCTTTTAATTCAAAATTCAACATTCAAAATTCATAATTTTATAAAGTTTTCCTTAAGATTATCTAAACACATACATTTTGTAAAGCGTTATGGAATTAACTATAATTCAAAATAAATATCCTCTTTAGGGTATAAAGAAAATAACTGTTGAATTGCGGTATCATCTTGCTTTATATCTTTTGCATATATTTTTATTGGCCTATAATCGTTCATAATTATTTCATTTAGCTGATTTCTCCCTTATCTCTTTCTCTATTGCTGATGCTACCTCTTTGTTTGTCTTTAGGAAATTCCTTACATTTTCTCTTCCCTGACCAAGGGTTTTTTCTTTGTAGGAATAGAATGCACCCTTTTGGGTGATTACCCCTTTTTCTAGGCCTAAATCAATGAGGGATGCCTCATAGGAGATGCCTTCGTTATAATAAATCTCTATCTCGGCATCCTTAAAGGGGGGGGCAACCTTGTTTTTTACCACCTTTATTCTTACCCTACTTCCGATAATCTCATCCCCTTTGGTTAGATTCTCCTTTCTTTTCATATCAAGCCTGACAGAGGAATAGAATTTTAAAGCATGACCACCGGGTGTTGTCTCAGTTGGTCCAAACATAACCCCAATCTTTTGCCTTAATTGGTTGATAAAGAGAACCACCGCCTTTGACTTTGAGATTACTGAGGTAAGCTTCCTCAAGGCTTGAGACATCAGCCTTGCTTGTAATGCAATATGGCTATCTCCCATTTCTCCCTCTATTTCTTCTTTGGTTACCAAAGCGGCTACCGAGTCTATAACAATCGCATCAATTGCACCCGACCTAACAAGGTTTTCGGCAATCTCTAATGCCTGCTCTCCGGTATCGGGTTGGGAGACTAATAGATTATCCACATCAACCCCAACCTTCCTTGCATAGCTTGGGTCTAAGGCATGTTCTACATCAATAAATGCACAAACACCACCAGCTTTTTGTGCCTGTGCTAATATGCTTAAGCAAAGGGTTGTCTTTCCCGATGATTCCATACCAAATACCTCGATCACCCTTCCCCTGGGAACCCCTCCCACACCAATTGCCATATCCAAGGTTAATGCACCGGTAGGAATAGCAGAAACATTCATCTTTGCCTTGCTGTCTCCCAGCCTCATGATTGCCCCTTTGCCAAAATTCTTCTCAATTTGAGAAAGGGCAATCTCTAATGCCTGTTTTTTTTGTTGTTCCATTTTTTACCTCCTTATTAAATCCTAAATCTTTAATGGGGAAGATGTCTTTCCTCTTCTTGGCTAATAAAATCAATAATTTCTTCCTTTGTTTTTAATACCTTAAGCTTCTCCCTGATATAATTGTGCTTAAGAAGCCTTGAGATTCTTGCCAATATCTTTATTTGGGAAACAGTGGCATCCTGTGGGACAACAACCATAAATATTAAATAAACAGGCTCTCCATCTATGCTTTTAAAATCAATTCCATCCTTTAGCCTTCCAAATAAAACCACAAGATCCTTTGTGCTTTCTGCCTTTGTATGGGGAATAGCAACACCCTGACCTAAGCCTGTGCTCATTACCTCCTCCCTTGCCATAATCCCTTTCAAAACCTCATTCTCATCAATTTCATTATTCTTTGAGAGAAATGCTACCATTTCCTTTAAAACATCATCCTTCTTTTTTGACTTAAGATTAAGAACCAAATTGTCTTTTGAAAGAATTTCAGATAATTTCATTTCTCTGCTAAAATAATTACATAATTATCAGATACCTTAATAAATCCTTTATCTATATCAAATCCATTTTTATCAATCATTATTTTTCCCTTTTTAAGGGTGGAAAGAAGGGGGGTATGATTTTCTAAAATGCCCATATATCCCATCTCTCCTGGAACAATAACTTGTTCTGCTTTATCCTTAAACAAAATCCCCTCTTTACTTACAAGTTCAACCTCCATGTTTTATTTTTTTGTATTCCTCTTTCACTTCCTCAATATTTCCAACCATATAGAATGCCTGCTCAGGAACATCGTCAAGCTCTCCATCTATAATCGCCTTAAACCCGGCCACGGTTTCCTCGACGGGAACATACCTTCCCTTCCTTCCCGTAAATACCTCTGCCACAAAGAATGGCTGGGAGAAGAATTTCTGAATCTTCCTTGCCCTTTCAACTATAAGCTTATCCTCCTCAGAAAGCTCATCCATTCCAAGTATGGCAATAATATCCTTAAGGTCTTTGTATCTTTGAAGAACCTTCTGGACCTCCCTTGCCACTGTGTAGTGCGTTATTCCTACAATATCAGGGGTTAAGATACGCGATGTAGAATCTAATGGGTCAACCGCAGGGTATATCCCAAGCTCGGCAATCTGCCTTGATAAAACAATGCTTGCATCAAGATGGGTAAATGTGGTTGCCGGTGCCGGGTCTGTAAGGTCATCTGCAGGAACATAGATTGCCTGCACAGATGTAATTGAGCCTTTCCTTGTTGAAGTTATCCTCTCCTGCAAGGCACCCATATCGGTTCCTAGTGTTGCCTGATAGCCAACCGCAGAGGGAATCCTTCCCAGAAGGGCAGAGACCTCACTTCCTGCTTGGATAAACCTAAAGATATTATCAATAAACAAAAGAATATCGGCACCTCCCATATCGCGG
Coding sequences within:
- the recA gene encoding recombinase RecA, giving the protein MEQQKKQALEIALSQIEKNFGKGAIMRLGDSKAKMNVSAIPTGALTLDMAIGVGGVPRGRVIEVFGMESSGKTTLCLSILAQAQKAGGVCAFIDVEHALDPSYARKVGVDVDNLLVSQPDTGEQALEIAENLVRSGAIDAIVIDSVAALVTKEEIEGEMGDSHIALQARLMSQALRKLTSVISKSKAVVLFINQLRQKIGVMFGPTETTPGGHALKFYSSVRLDMKRKENLTKGDEIIGSRVRIKVVKNKVAPPFKDAEIEIYYNEGISYEASLIDLGLEKGVITQKGAFYSYKEKTLGQGRENVRNFLKTNKEVASAIEKEIREKSAK
- a CDS encoding PTS sugar transporter subunit IIA; amino-acid sequence: MKLSEILSKDNLVLNLKSKKKDDVLKEMVAFLSKNNEIDENEVLKGIMAREEVMSTGLGQGVAIPHTKAESTKDLVVLFGRLKDGIDFKSIDGEPVYLIFMVVVPQDATVSQIKILARISRLLKHNYIREKLKVLKTKEEIIDFISQEEERHLPH
- the atpD gene encoding F0F1 ATP synthase subunit beta, which encodes MGIGKVNQVIGPIVDVLFEKGDIPPIYNSLHIQKGEDILVVEVAQHLGDNITRTIALGATDGIRRGMEAIDTGGPIKVPVGKGILGRMIGVLGNPIDEMGEVKAEAYHPIHKTPPSFEEQETVREMFETGLKSIDLLAPLSKGGKAGLFGGAGVGKTVLVMELIRNVAEQHGGFSVFAGVGERTREGNDLYLEMKESGVLSKTALVYGQMQESPGSRFRVGLSALTVAEYFRDMGGADILLFIDNIFRFIQAGSEVSALLGRIPSAVGYQATLGTDMGALQERITSTRKGSITSVQAIYVPADDLTDPAPATTFTHLDASIVLSRQIAELGIYPAVDPLDSTSRILTPDIVGITHYTVAREVQKVLQRYKDLKDIIAILGMDELSEEDKLIVERARKIQKFFSQPFFVAEVFTGRKGRYVPVEETVAGFKAIIDGELDDVPEQAFYMVGNIEEVKEEYKKIKHGG